Proteins encoded by one window of Aspergillus puulaauensis MK2 DNA, chromosome 4, nearly complete sequence:
- a CDS encoding zinc metalloprotease (COG:O;~EggNog:ENOG410PIAE;~InterPro:IPR008754,IPR024079;~MEROPS:MER0029657;~PFAM:PF05572;~go_function: GO:0008237 - metallopeptidase activity [Evidence IEA]): MRLAIPGNDGAFDQESRKAVEPIEIETWFHIVSSKANADVVSDGMITTQLSYLQDAYQNATISYRLRGVTRQTNDRWARNEDERGMKEALRKGSYRTLNVYFQTDLQVSTNSESQGRHLDFLAQSSSSVLGFCTLPDPSINGSSPRSSYVKDGCNVLAMTMPGGSLTHYNRGGTAIHEIGHWNGLLHTFEGESCSPDNEGDYIDDTPQESVPTDGCPARKDSCPDIAGVDPVHNFMDYSSDECYEHFTPGQVKRMRDMWFATRDGK, encoded by the exons ATGAGATTGGCTATACCCGGGAACGATGGCGCATTTGACCAGGAAAGTCGAAAGGCTGTGGAGCCGATTGAGATAGAGACATGGTTCCACATCGTGAGCAGTAAGGCGAATGCTGATGTGGTATCGGACGGAATGATTACCACCCAG TTGTCGTATCTCCAAGACGCATATCAAAACGCGACGATAAGTTACCGCCTGAGGGGAGTGACCCGTCAAACCAATGACAGGTGGGCTCGCAATGAAGACGAACGTGGCATGAAGGAAGCGCTTCGTAAAGGAAGCTATAGAACCCTGAATGTCTACTTCCAAACCGATCTCCAAGTTTCGACAAATTCTGAGTCTCAAGGACGCCACCTTGACTTTCTAGCCCAATCATCATCTAGTGTTCTCGGCTTTTGCACTTTGCCCGACCCGAGCATCAACGGTAGTAGTCCGCGTTCTAGCTATGTGAAGGATGGGTGCAATGTACTTGCAATGACTATGCCTGGTGGGTCTTTGACTCATTATAACCGAGGCGGAACTGCTATACATGAAATCGGGCACTGGAATGGCCTCCTACATACATTCGAAGGGGAGTCATGTTCTCCTGACAATGAGGGCGATTATATAGACGATACACCTCAAGAATCAGTTCCGACGGACGGATGTCCTGCGCGCAAGGACTCATGCCCGGATATTGCAGGTGTTGACCCGGTACATAACTTCATGGATTATTCGTCAGATGAGTGTTACGAGCACTTCACTCCCGGCCAGGTCAAAAGGATGCGAGACATGTGGTTCGCAACGAGGGATGGGAAGTAA
- the spt16 gene encoding chromatin-remodeling protein SPT16 (BUSCO:EOG09260K4V;~COG:K;~EggNog:ENOG410PGE8;~InterPro:IPR000994,IPR011993,IPR013953,IPR029148, IPR029149,IPR040258,IPR036005,IPR013719;~MEROPS:MER0026495;~PFAM:PF08512,PF08644,PF14826,PF00557;~go_component: GO:0035101 - FACT complex [Evidence IEA]) has translation MGDEILIDKTAFFSRLSSLYASWKTDKRSPHPTFGGVGSIVILMGKTDEANSFQKNNAIHFWLLGYEFPATLLVFTPDVMYVVTTAKKAKHLEPLKGGKIPVEILVTTKDQEEKTKVFEKCTDVIKSSGNKVGILPRNTTAGPFVEDWKRVYAKISGEIEEVDIAPALSAACFSIKDTDELVSIRNASRACSGLMSEYFVDEMSRLLDEEKQMTHKTLSMRIDAKIDDAKFFNKLAKLPSEFDPQQIDWAYGPVIQSGGKYDLKLTALSDDSNLEPGIIIAGLGIRYKTYSSIIGRTYLVDPTKSQEANYTLLLSVHEAVLKEVRDGVVAKELYNKALSLLRAKNSELEPHFVKNVGSGIGIELRDSNMVLNGKNNRILKSGMTLSITVGLVGVEERSVKDKKNVYSMMITDTVRVGEQGPHVFTKDAGIDMDSVSFYFGDEEEPQKPAKEKKEPKSSAIASRNVTRTKLRAERPTQVNEGAEARRREHQKELATKKTKEGLDRFAGTTGDENGVTQKKFKRFESYKRDNQLPARVKDLTVYVDHKASTVIVPVMGRPVPFHINTIKNASKSDEGEYAYLRINFLSPGQGVGRKDDQPFEDLSAHFLRNLTLRSKDNDRFGQVAQDITELRKNALRREQEKKEMEDVVEQDKLVEIRNRRPVKLPDVYLRPPLDGKRVPGEVEIHQNGLRYVSPFRNEHVDVLFSNVKHLFFQPCAHELIVLIHVHLKTPIMIGKRKTRDVQFYREATEMQFDETGNRRRKHRYGDEEEFEAEQEERRRRAALDREFKSFAEKIADAGKDEGVDVDIPFREIGFTGVPNRSNVLIQPTTDALVQLTEPPFLVVSLNEIEIAHLERVQFGLKNFDLVFVFKEFHRAPVHINTIPVENLEGVKDWLDSVDIAFTEGPLNLNWTTIMKTVVSDPYGFFSDGGWSFLAAESDSEGGSDEDEESAFELSDSELAADESSEEESDYDDDASADDDFSADEDEESGEDWDELEHQAKKKDREGGLDEEDRSKKRKR, from the exons ATGGGTGACGAAATTCTTATTGATAAAACGGCGTTCTTTAGTCGTCTGTCAAGCTTATACGCGTCGTGGAAAACAGACAAGCGATCTCCTCACCCAACCTTCGGTGGCGTGGGATCAATCGTTATTCTAATGGGAAAGACAGATGAAGCAAACAGCTTCCAAAAGAACAATGCGATACAC TTCTGGTTGCTCGGCTATGAATTTCCGGCCACTCTTCTAGTCTTTACGCCCGATGTTATGTACGTGGTGACGACAGCAAAAAAAG CAAAACACCTAGAACCGTTGAAAGGCGGAAAGATTCCGGTCGAGATATTAGTAACCACCAAGGATCAGGAAGAAAAGACCAAGGTGTTTGAGAAATGCACAGATGTTATAAAGTCCTCTGGG AACAAGGTCGGTATCCTACCGAGAAACACAACCGCTGGCCCATTTGTGGAAGACTGGAAACGCGTATATGCAAAGATTTCCGGCGAAATAGAAGAAGTTGACATTGCGCCCGCTCTTTCAGCCGCTTGCTTCTCGATCAAAGACACTGATGAACTA GTGTCCATACGAAATGCGTCAAGAGCATGTAGCGGTCTGATGTCAGAGTATTTCGTCGATGAGATGTCTCGGTTGCTTGACGAAGAAAAGCAGATGACCCATAAAACTCTCTCTATGCGCATTGACGCTAAGATAGACGATGCCAAATTTTTCAACAAGCTAGCGAAATTGCCGTCTGAGTTCGATCCGCAACAAATTGACTGGGCATATGGACCCGTCATTCAGAGCGGCGGGAAGTATGACTTGAAACTTACAGCTTTATCCGATGACAGCAATCTAGAACCGGGAATCATCATTGCTGGGCTCGGAATTCGCTATAAGACTTACAGTTCAATAATCGGACGTACCTACCTCGTTGACCCAACCAAATCCCAGGAAGCGAACTACACCTTACTCTTGAGTGTTCACGAAGCCGTTTTGAAGGAAGTCCGCGATGGCGTGGTGGCCAAAGAGCTTTATAACAAGGCGCTTAGCCTTTTGCGCGCTAAAAACTCTGAACTCGAACCTCACTTCGTGAAGAACGTCGGTTCGGGAATAGGAATCGAGCTACGCGACTCCAACATGGTTCTCAATGGAAAGAACAACAGAATTTTAAAGAGCGGCATGACACTCTCTATCACGGTTGGTTTAGTGGGCGTTGAAGAACGGAGTGtgaaggacaagaagaatgTTTACTCAATGATGATCACAGACACCGTTCGGGTCGGTGAACAAGGACCGCATGTGTTCACTAAGGACGCCGGTATTGATATGGACTCGGTGTCATTTTATtttggagacgaggaagagccaCAAAAACccgcaaaagaaaagaaagaaccCAAGTCGAGTGCCATTGCGAGCAGGAATGTTACCAGAACAAAACTTCGTGCCGAGCGCCCGACGCAGGTCAACGAGGGCGCAGAAGCAAGGCGCCGTGAACATCAGAAGGAATTGGCCACGAAAAAAACCAAAGAGGGTCTAGATCGATTCGCTGGTACCACTGGCGATGAAAACGGCGTTACACAAAAGAAGTTTAAGAGGTTTGAGTCATACAAGAGGGACAATCAGTTGCCAGCTAGAGTCAAGGATCTTACAGTTTACGTCGATCACAAGGCATCGACTGTGATTGTTCCGGTAATGGGTCGACCTGTGCCGTTCCACATCAACACTATCAAGAATGCCAGCAAAAGCGACGAGGGGGAATACGCCTATCTTCGAATTAATTTTCTTTCCCCTGGCCAGGGCGTTGGGAGGAAAGATGACCAGCCATTTGAAGATTTATCGGCACATTTCTTGAGGAATTTAACCCTTAGATCGAAAGACAACGATCGATTCGGGCAAGTGGCTCAGGATATCACTGAACTCAGGAAGAACGCTCTCCGACGTgaacaggaaaagaaagagatggaggatgtggtcGAGCAAGACAAGCTAGTCGAAATCAGGA ATCGGCGCCCGGTGAAGTTGCCTGATGTTTACCTTCGACCGCCTCTCGATGGTAAACGAGTGCCTGGCGAGGTCGAAATACATCAGAACGGTCTGCGCTATGTTTCTCCCTTCCGCAACGAACACGTCGATGTACTGTTCAGCAACGTCAAGCACCTCTTTTTCCAACCATGTGCTCATGAATTGATCGTTCTAATTCACGTCCACCTCAAAACGCCTATTATGATAGGTAAGAGAAAGACAAGAGATGTTCAGTTCTATAGGGAGGCCACTGAGATGCAATTCGACGAGACTGGTAACCGAAGACGCAAGCACAGAtatggagatgaggaggagtTCGAGGCAGAacaagaggaaagaagacgacgGGCAGCTTTGGATAGAGAGTTCAAATCATTCGCCGAAAAGATAGCGGATGCTGGGAAAGATGAGGGAGTCGATGTTGACATTCCCTTCAGAGAAATCGGCTTCACCGGTGTCCCTAATCGCTCAAACGTTCTCATTCAGCCCACTACAGATGCCCTTGTTCAATTGACTGAACCACCTTTCCTAGTTGTCAGTCTCAATGAAATTGAGATCGCGCATCTTGAGCGAGTACAG TTCGGGCTCAAAAACTTTGATCTGGTCTTTGTTTTCAAGGAGTTTCATCGGGCTCCAGTTCACATTAACACAATTCCCGTGGAGAACCTGGAAGGTGTTAAGGATTGGCTGGACTCTGTGGATATTGCATTCACAGAAGGGCCCCTCAATCTAAACTGGACCACAATCATGAAGACCGTTGTCAGTGATCCATACGGTTTCTTTTCCGACGGCGGTTGGTCATTTTTGGCGGCTGAGTCAGACTCGGAAGGTGGttctgatgaagatgaggagtcTGCATTTGAATTATCTGATTCTGAGCTTGCTGCAGACGAAAGCTCTGAAGAGGAGAGCGACTACGATGATGATGCTAGTGCGGATGATGATTTCAGtgcggatgaggatgaggaaagTGGTGAGGATTGGGATGAATTGGAACATCAAGCCAAAAAGAAGGACAGAGAAGGCgggttggatgaggaagaccgAAGCAAGAAACGAAAGAGGTGA
- a CDS encoding putative mitochondrial carrier protein (COG:C;~EggNog:ENOG410PJN4;~InterPro:IPR018108,IPR023395;~PFAM:PF00153), with the protein MDRSPEVSHLLGRTGENCDRQPILEDTSRRNPRSNAATGASAAGVRALSAQLVAFYFRVPVKAFFRTRVDYMAFARAVYPHQPDGGRWSLHTTTPGLLIHAVRTYGWRFIPYQVMPPLLANAGVGAVLYTSYLQVLGVLYEPVSKGVKRTYPPARPTDTFTAGFVAGSIQSIVAAPLDALQVRLRTNDIIEGRYQNMWHYGQHKLHQIGLRGIFAGWSLSLLRDSFGSAVFFSFFEYIKSQAYYSFLTRYYGPLYSQREGYLHQSQSSDRGVPLIKPHYTLEPCFLLAAGLIASVAQQTIQHPINTVQGIHVVRLEYLDHQATLRPSNRQMLQIYYLAYQETYKRCKRKAARAGGWASWLYRGFFGSALRQVPSTSAGLVIFELVRRKYASLADAMYIRKDGYDILLP; encoded by the exons ATGGACAGATCCCCCGAAGTTTCCCATTTATTGGGCCGAACGGGAGAGAATTGTGACCGACAACCGATTTTGGAAGACACCTCCCGCCGGAATCCGCGAAGCAATGCGGCCACAGGTGCCTCAGCTGCAGGTGTACGTGCCCTTAGTGCGCAGCTTGTTGCCTTTTATTTCAGAGTTCCTGTAAAGGCGTTTTTCCGCACTCGGGTTGA CTATATG GCGTTTGCTAGAGCTGTTTACCCACATCAGCCTGACGGTGGCCGGTGGTCCTTACACACAACCACTCCCGGTCTGCTCATTCATGCTGTTCGTACTTACGGATGGCGGTTTATACCATATCAAGTTATGCCTCCTCTGTTGGCCAATGCTGG GGTCGGAGCTGTTTTATACACGTCTTACCTTCAAGTCCTAGGCGTTTTATACGAACCTGTTTCAAAGGGTGTAAAGCGCACGTATCCACCCGCTAGGCCCACTGATACTTTCACAGCCGGTTTCGTTGCTGGATCGATACAGTCCATTGTCGCTGCCCCCTTGGATGCTCTACAGGTTCGCCTTAGAACAAACGACATCATTGAAGGTCGCTATCAAAACATGTGGCATTATGGGCAACACAAACTTCACCAAATCGGATTACGTGGAATTTTCGCCGGATGGAGTCTGTCCCTTTTGCGCGACTCTTTTGGTAGTGCcgtctttttttcttttttcgaATACATCAAATCACAGGCGTATTATTCATTTTTGACGCGCTATTACGGGCCCCTTTATTCGCAAAGGGAAGGATATTTGCACCAATCCCAGTCGAGCGACCGCGGAGTGCCACTCATTAAACCCCATTACACTTTGGAGCCGTGCTTCTTACTTGCTGCTGGCCTCATTGCGTCTGTTGCCCAGCAGACAATTCAGCACCCAATAAATACCGTACAAGGCATTCACGTTGTGAGGCTGGAGTATCTCGATCACCAGGCCACACTGCGCCCTTCGAACCGGCAGATGCTAcaaatctattatttagcATACCAAGAAACTTATAAGCGATGCAAAAGAAAGGCTGCGCGGGCTGGAGGATGGGCAAGTTGGTTATATCGAGGGTTCTTTGGTAGCGCGCTCCGTCAAGTTCCTAGCACAAGTGCTGGACTGGTGATTTTCGAGTTAGTGCGCCGCAAATACGCGAGTTTGGCAGATGCCATGTACATACGGAAGGACGGCTATGACATTCTTTTGCCATGA
- a CDS encoding putative MFS monosaccharide transporter (COG:G;~EggNog:ENOG410PGCG;~InterPro:IPR005829,IPR005828,IPR003663,IPR036259, IPR020846;~PFAM:PF00083,PF07690;~TransMembrane:11 (i20-50o62-81i93-111o117-138i150-171o183-203i269-291o306-327i334-355o367-387i430-449o);~go_component: GO:0016020 - membrane [Evidence IEA];~go_component: GO:0016021 - integral component of membrane [Evidence IEA];~go_function: GO:0022857 - transmembrane transporter activity [Evidence IEA];~go_process: GO:0055085 - transmembrane transport [Evidence IEA]), translating into MSPGNRQLTQTHGLVGKPLLYFTSVFVSLGVFLFGYDQGVMSGIITGWYFEDYFNHPSRAELGTVVAILEVGAFISSLLVGKIGDIIGRRKTILYGSIVFFVGGALQTFATGIPMMMVGRIVAGLGVGALSTIVPVYQSEISPPHNRGKLACIEFTGNIFGYAASVWVDYFCSFIDSDFSWRLPLLLQCVMGLLLGLGSLIICESPRWLLDNDHDEEGMVVIANLCGKGDLHHPEAQKEYREIKMNVLITRQEGERSYSDMFKRYNKRVLIAMSAQALAQLNGINVISYYAPHVFESAGWAGRDAILMTGINGLSYLASTIPPWYLVDRWGRRPILLSGALAMALSLSAISYSIFIDIGATPTLTVIFVMVYNAAFGASWGPIPWLYPPEILPLSIRAKGASLSTATNWAFNWLVGEVTLVLQAAIKWRLYLVHAFFCACSFVVVWFLYPETSGVRLEDMDVLFGDATTAMPTPATQGEHGSLMSAGSPIPSLDIRRQYGQHGAESAIPGLNINPPNITSDNNGKSPQTGPQGESRGRSEGLGGWISNIVSRNRGPSHRAQDYRRLEDQDAEIEH; encoded by the exons ATGTCTCCGGGCAATCGCCAACTCACTCAAACGCATGGCTTGGTTGGAAAGCCATTGCT CTATTTTACAAGCGTTTTTGTGTCATTAGGTGTCTTCTTGTTTGGATATGACCAAGGTGTAATGTCTGGAATTATAAC AGGCTGGTACTTCGAAGACTACTTTAACCACCCATCACGAGCAGAACTCGGCACCGTCGTCGCAATTCTAGAAGTTGGAGCTTTTATTTCCTCATTGCTCGTTGGGAAAATTGGCGACATAATTGGTCGCCGCAAAACTATTCTATATGGTTCGATCGTTTTCTTTGTAGGCGGTGCACTCCAAACTTTTGCGACAGGGATTCCCATGATGATGGTTGGCCGTATAGTTGCGGGTTTGGGGGTCGGAGCATTATCAACTATCGTCCCTGTATATCAGTCTGAGATATCG CCGCCTCACAATAGGGGGAAATTGGCGTGTATCGAGTTCACCGGAAACATCTTTGGATATGCCGCTAGTGTCTGGGTCGACTATTTTTGTAGTTTCATTGACAGTGACTTTTCCTGGCGCCTACCGTTACTTCTGCAGTGTGTCATGGGGCTTTTGCTTGGATTGGGAAGCCTTATTATCTGTGAATCACCAAG GTGGCTCTTGGATAATGACCATGACGAGGAAGGCATGGTGGTTATTGCAAACCTTTGTGGCAAAGGagatcttcaccatcccGAGGCTCAAAAGGAATATAGGGAGATTAAAATGAATGTCCTCATCACACGCCAAGAAGGGGAACGATCTTACAGCGATATGTTCAAAAGGTACAACAAGCGGGTGTTAATTGCAATGTCTGCACAAGCGTTGGCGCAGTTGAATGGGATAAATGTTATCTCATACTACGCGCCGCATGTTTTCGAGTCTGCTGGGTGGGCGGGACGTGACGCTATTCTTATGACTGGGATAAACGGTTTGTCGTATCTCGCATCAACAATCCCTCCATGGTATCTCGTGGACCGATGGGGCAGACGTCCTATACTCCTTTCTGGTGCCTTGGCTATGGCCCTTTCTCTTTCAGCAATATCTTATTCCATTTTCATTGATATCGGAGCCACACCCACCCTCACCGTTATTTTCGTTATGGTTTATAATGCCGCGTTCGGCGCTTCATGGGGACCAATACCGTGGCTCTATCCTCCCGAGATTCTTCCTTTGAGTATTCGCGCTAAGGGTGCAAGTCTCAGCACAGCTACCAACTGGGCTTTCAACTGGCTGGTCGGCGAGGTTACGCTTGTCCTCCAGGCCGCGATAAAATGGAGGCTCTATTTGGTCCACGCATTTTTTTGCGCTTGTAgctttgttgttg TTTGGTTTCTTTACCCTGAGACAAGCGGTGTCCGTTTGGAAGACATGGATGTCCTCTTTGGCGATGCAACTACAGCTATGCCAACCCCGGCCACTCAAGGGGAACATGGCTCTCTTATGAGTGCTGGGTCACCAATACCTTCTCTTGACATTAGACGCCAATATGGCCAGCATGGAGCTGAAAGTGCCATTCCCGGATTAAACATCAACCCCCCCAATATTACAAGCGACAATAATGGTAAAAGTCCGCAAACGGGGCCCCAAGGCGAAAGCAGAGGCCGTTCTGAAGGACTAGGTGGGTGGATATCGAATATAGTCAGCCGCAACAGGGGACCATCACATCGTGCACAAGACTATAGAAGGCTAGAAGACCAGGATGCAGAGATTGAGCATTAA
- the pmt2 gene encoding protein O-mannosyl transferase (CAZy:GT39;~COG:O;~EggNog:ENOG410PGRQ;~InterPro:IPR036300,IPR027005,IPR016093,IPR003342, IPR032421;~PFAM:PF16192,PF02815,PF02366;~TransMembrane:11 (o50-72i103-125o145-163i170-188o194-215i227-260o280-307i601-622o642-660i672-691o697-721i);~go_component: GO:0016020 - membrane [Evidence IEA];~go_function: GO:0000030 - mannosyltransferase activity [Evidence IEA];~go_process: GO:0006493 - protein O-linked glycosylation [Evidence IEA]): MADTSLASTTGASFTPDVRRRNVPHTEGQTKTSNLAEPDDGKKKPRRSSYLSALADWEPIIAPILLTALSMFTRMYRIGRSNIVTWDEAHFGKFGSHYLKREFYFDVHPPLGKMLVGLSGLLAGYNGSFEFKSGETYPEDLNYTFMRLFNAAFGVVCVPLAYLTAQELGFRRATVWLVSLMVLFENSYATISRFILLDSMLLCFTFTTTFCWAKFHRLQRASFSLEWFTWLFLTGVSIGCVCSVKWVGLFCTALVGIYTIEDLWNKFGDLKMSEVTLAKHFVARVVGLILVPALVYIFSFYVHFLILENSGPGDAQMSSLFQANLRGTQVGKDSPLEIAFGSRVTLKNMGYGGGLLHSHVQTYPEGSSQQQVTCYHHKDANNDWFIYPNRKEPHYDAEAHLKFVGDGDVIRLIHGQTGRNLHSHNIPAPVSKSHHEVSCYGNMTIGDDKDHWKVEVIDDVASRDRSKIRTLTTAFRLRHPVLGCYLRAGNTNLPQWGFKQIETTCVKENKPRDVYTHWNIETHTNDRLPPGDPGSYKSPFFKDFVHLNVAMMTSNNALVPDPDKQDDLASKFWQWPILNVGLRMCSWDEKVIKYYLLGNPVVYWGSTLSLVVFGLLSLWYLVRWQRGYNELSQSDIDHIHYAGLYPVVGWVLHYLPFVAMARVTYVHHYYPALYYAILTFGFCVDWLTQTLNTKARWVVYGVLYILVAAIFTYFRVIVFGIEGPSQQWRHLNWLSGWRIAN; encoded by the exons ATGGCTGACACCAGCCTTGCATCAACCACCGGTGCAAGTTTTACCCCTGATGTGCGACGTAGGAACGTTCCGCACACGGAGGGACAAACCAAGACCTCTAACCTGGCTGAACCTGACGACGGGAAGAAAAAACCGCGG CGAAGTTCTTATCTCTCTGCGCTCGCCGATTGGGAACCTATAATCGCACCGATACTTTTAACAGCCTTGTCAATGTTTACTCGTATGTACCGAATCGGCCGCTCAAATATTGTTACTTGGGATGAAGCACA TTTCGGAAAGTTTGGGTCACATTATTTGAAGCGCGAGTTCTACTTCGATGTCCACCCACCGCTGGGGAAGATGCTTGTAGGCCTGTCCGGCCTTCTTGCTGGTTATAACGGATCATTCGAATTCAAATCCGGCGAAACATACCCGGAAGACCTGAACTACACCTTCATGCGCTTATTCAACGCTGCCTTTGGTGTAGTATGCGTGCCCCTCGCCTATTTGACAGCACAAGAACTCGGCTTCCGTAGAGCCACAGTTTGGTTGGTGAGCTTGATGGTACTGTTTGAGAACTCATATGCCACCATATCACGGTTCATACTGCTCGACTCTATGCTCCTTTGTTTTACTTTCACAACCACATTTTGCTGGGCGAAATTCCATCGCTTACAGCGGGCTAGCTTCTCTCTTGAGTGGTTCACATGGCTTTTCCTGACTGGTGTCAGTATCGGCTGTGTTTGTAGCGTCAAATGGGTTGGACTTTTCTGTACTGCTCTTGTCGGTATTTACACTATTGAAGATCTATGGAACAAGTTCGGTGATTTGAAGATGTCGGAG GTAACGCTAGCGAAACACTTTGTGGCACGCGTTGTGGGTTTGATTCTAGTACCGGCCCTGGTTTATATCTTCTCTTTCTATGTCCACTTCTTGATCTTGGAGAACAGCGGTCCCGGCGATGCGCAGATGAGCTCTCTTTTCCAAGCAAACCTCAGAGGAACCCAGGTCGGCAAAGACAGCCCGCTCGAGATCGCATTCGGCTCAAGGGTTACCCTTAAAAATATGGGATATGGTGGCGGTCTCCTGCATTCGCATGTTCAGACGTACCCTGAGGGctcctcccagcagcaggttACTTGCTATCATCACAAAGATGCGAACAATGATTGGTTTATATACCCCAATCGCAAGGAACCTCATTATGATGCAGAGGCGCACCTCAAGtttgttggtgatggcgatgtcaTCCGTCTCATTCACGGTCAAACGGGCCGTAACCTACATTCACATAATATTCCCGCTCCTGTAAGCAAGAGCCATCATGAGGTTTCTTGCTATGGCAATATGACCATCGGAGACGATAAAGATCACTGGAAAGTCGAAGTTATCGACGATGTGGCGTCGAGGGACAGAAGTAAAATCAGGACTCTCACGACTGCATTTCGCCTGCGACACCCTGTCCTAGGTTGCTATCTACGGGCAGGGAATACGAACCTTCCGCAGTGGGGCTTTAAACAGATTGAAACAACTTGTGTGAAGGAAAATAAGCCTCGTGACGTTTATACACACTGGAATATTGAAACTCACACCAACGACCGAC TCCCCCCTGGCGATCCCGGGTCGTACAAGTCTCCATTCTTTAAGGACTTTGTGCACTTAAATGTTGCCATGATGACGTCGAACAATGCTCTAGTACCTGACCCTGACAAGCAGGACGATCTTGCCTCGAAATTCTGGCAGTGGCCAATACTCAATGTCGGACTCCGAATGTGTTCTTGGGATGAGAAAGTGATCAAATACTATCTCCTTGGTAACCCTGTTGTCTACTGGGGAAGTACCCTTAGCCTGGTTGTTTTTGGCCTGCTGAGTTTGTGGTATCTTGTGCGGTGGCAGCGTGGCTACAATGAGCTGAGCCAATCAGATATCGACCACATTCACTACGCTGGCCTGTACCCTGTTGTTGGTTGGGTACTGCACTATCTGCCTTTTGTCGCCATGGCGCGAGTAACTTATGTTCATCACTATTACCCTGCGCTTTATTACGCTATCCTAACCTTTGGCTTTTGTGTTGATTGGCTTACTCAGACCTTAAACACAAAGGCTCGCTGGGTGGTATACGGAGTTCTCTATATCCTGGTGG